Proteins encoded in a region of the Balneolales bacterium ANBcel1 genome:
- a CDS encoding glycosyl hydrolase family 28-related protein yields MSLQPVLGAVTAFLFLFSGSSPAVGESSFSGSSGSRMMISADDGGEPLPTVETVSGLKAFENPEDQLIVEVEGYWEPGDGGGGVFAFASGEVQESDGGMIVASDVTETGRWMREWDGESVDIRWYGARSDVEEDQAGYILAAIDYFFSREQPGTVFIPEGTFHIARQLGFWEGVSIKGEGMETSVIKNTTHRNYTRNSLFAHTHHYSENRTLDMELSHLKIDVNMYDVGEWIGAIWIEEHFRNLVIDHVHMTNSGGNIIRLAKNSRISNSIFDNMDGRGLSTGWENRPDLRFRDNEIINNTFIRTAGSPTGPGINLSRAENNVFRGNEVINENPPGDSYGGIRLPNDSRGNLIEDNYVRNFPRGIWLLSGSQDNEVRGNTVVDSWIAGLFINSSHEQHVPTSGNILADNVVRQENPRIGRTTDLIRIHEDFEETIVDNVISGNEVAVSEQYMQAYRQHAESQFQGNSSLEEGLVWLTNGAHLEGRNEVRDNFVTIITTPEPEETVQAVFKVDMAGSGVDYEDGVYITGHLNGWEIARMEHLRDEIYRYEISLFPGEEGAYYYMTTDSWDNYEDYRETVPAECADWWDSDRGYVIPDEDVAFAFRWGSCRYIGEETSAGNPDGIPDRVELHQNYPNPFNPVTQIQFGLQEPAHVRITVYSALGQKVAVLTDGYRPAGAHHVTFDGSRLSSGLYLYEMATNGISKTRTMTLIK; encoded by the coding sequence ATGTCCCTGCAACCAGTACTTGGCGCCGTTACGGCTTTTCTGTTTCTTTTCTCCGGATCATCCCCGGCTGTCGGTGAGAGCTCCTTTTCCGGCAGCTCCGGTTCGCGGATGATGATTTCGGCGGATGATGGTGGTGAGCCGCTTCCCACGGTGGAAACGGTATCCGGACTCAAGGCATTCGAAAACCCCGAAGATCAGCTGATTGTGGAAGTGGAAGGCTATTGGGAACCCGGCGACGGCGGCGGAGGAGTGTTTGCCTTTGCGTCCGGTGAGGTGCAGGAGAGCGATGGCGGGATGATTGTCGCCTCCGATGTTACCGAAACGGGCCGATGGATGCGCGAATGGGACGGAGAGTCCGTTGATATCCGATGGTATGGTGCCCGCAGTGATGTTGAAGAGGATCAGGCCGGGTATATCCTGGCCGCAATCGACTACTTCTTCAGCCGCGAGCAGCCGGGCACGGTTTTTATTCCGGAAGGAACCTTTCATATCGCCCGCCAACTGGGCTTTTGGGAGGGAGTCAGCATCAAGGGCGAGGGCATGGAAACATCAGTCATCAAAAATACTACCCACAGGAACTATACCAGGAACTCGCTGTTCGCCCACACCCACCACTATTCCGAAAACCGGACCCTGGACATGGAGTTGTCGCATCTGAAAATTGATGTGAACATGTATGACGTCGGCGAATGGATCGGGGCGATATGGATTGAAGAACACTTCAGAAACCTGGTGATTGATCACGTTCATATGACCAATTCCGGCGGGAACATCATTCGCCTTGCAAAAAACTCCCGCATTTCCAATTCCATCTTCGACAACATGGATGGCCGCGGCCTTTCCACCGGCTGGGAAAACCGGCCTGACTTGCGGTTCCGCGACAACGAAATCATCAACAACACCTTCATCCGGACAGCCGGTTCGCCCACAGGTCCGGGCATCAATCTCTCCAGAGCGGAAAACAACGTGTTCCGGGGCAACGAGGTGATCAATGAGAATCCTCCCGGTGATTCGTACGGCGGCATCAGGCTTCCCAACGACAGCCGCGGCAACCTGATCGAGGATAATTATGTCAGGAACTTTCCCAGGGGCATCTGGCTGCTGAGCGGCTCGCAGGACAACGAGGTCAGAGGCAATACCGTCGTTGACTCCTGGATCGCCGGCCTGTTCATCAACAGCAGTCATGAGCAACATGTGCCAACCAGCGGCAACATTTTGGCCGACAATGTGGTACGCCAGGAAAACCCCCGGATAGGCCGCACCACCGACCTGATCCGCATCCACGAAGACTTCGAGGAAACCATTGTCGACAATGTGATATCGGGCAATGAAGTGGCCGTCTCCGAGCAGTACATGCAGGCGTATCGACAGCATGCCGAGTCGCAGTTTCAGGGCAACAGTTCGCTGGAAGAAGGGCTGGTTTGGCTCACCAACGGGGCTCATCTGGAAGGCCGCAATGAAGTCCGTGACAACTTTGTAACAATCATCACCACCCCGGAGCCGGAAGAGACGGTACAGGCCGTCTTCAAGGTGGATATGGCGGGATCCGGAGTGGATTATGAGGATGGCGTCTATATAACCGGCCATCTGAACGGCTGGGAAATCGCGCGAATGGAACACCTCCGCGATGAAATCTATCGTTATGAAATTTCTCTGTTTCCCGGAGAGGAGGGCGCGTATTATTACATGACCACCGACAGCTGGGACAATTACGAGGATTACCGCGAAACGGTGCCTGCCGAGTGCGCCGACTGGTGGGATTCCGATCGTGGCTATGTGATACCTGACGAAGATGTCGCGTTTGCCTTTAGATGGGGATCATGCCGGTATATCGGCGAGGAAACATCCGCCGGCAATCCCGACGGAATCCCGGACCGGGTCGAGCTGCATCAGAACTATCCCAATCCGTTCAATCCGGTTACCCAAATTCAATTTGGGCTGCAGGAACCGGCACATGTCCGGATTACCGTCTATTCCGCACTGGGACAAAAAGTTGCGGTTCTCACGGATGGCTACCGGCCTGCGGGTGCCCATCACGTCACCTTCGACGGCAGCCGGCTCTCCAGCGGCCTCTACCTGTACGAAATGGCCACAAACGGCATTTCCAAAACCAGAACCATGACATTGATCAAATAG
- a CDS encoding T9SS type A sorting domain-containing protein has product MKTIHILSYLLLFAFASGTAQAQNVVAEDHASNYTEQQFQDLENLGSGFGEWHREIDGEDAAVLLQSAADNGSNSAVIDTDGMSFALRSSEGDAADQRVDLGRVFAEPLQDGQVFSFQMAWNWASPGLTGFTLHNGSWDDPVMLLDFDSEGYFVNNDLAEEHASPEDWDEGDQWRGNGVALEVTITQNGDDLEYAVVAITEQSHVDFSGVIEGVTADRVNFFNDGRPNWGEGNPGQGSLFVNSLRIAGGEPTSVDQEPLARSFELEQNYPNPFNPATTISYRLDDASHISLSVYDVLGRKVQLLDEGVRSAGRHSVQFDAAELNSGIYLYRLETTAGAVTKTMMLVK; this is encoded by the coding sequence ATGAAGACCATACATATACTGTCATACTTGCTGCTTTTTGCGTTTGCCTCCGGTACTGCGCAGGCACAAAACGTCGTGGCGGAAGACCACGCCTCAAACTACACCGAACAGCAGTTCCAGGACCTGGAAAACCTGGGTAGCGGCTTCGGTGAGTGGCATCGCGAAATCGATGGCGAAGATGCCGCCGTACTGCTTCAGTCGGCAGCCGATAACGGATCCAATTCCGCCGTGATCGATACCGATGGAATGTCATTCGCCCTCCGATCATCCGAAGGGGATGCCGCCGACCAGCGCGTGGACCTCGGGCGTGTTTTTGCCGAACCGCTCCAGGACGGACAGGTGTTCTCTTTTCAGATGGCATGGAACTGGGCAAGCCCCGGCCTGACCGGCTTCACCCTCCACAACGGCAGCTGGGACGACCCGGTGATGCTGCTGGATTTTGACAGCGAAGGCTATTTTGTGAACAACGACCTGGCCGAGGAGCACGCCTCCCCGGAGGACTGGGATGAAGGAGATCAGTGGCGCGGAAACGGAGTCGCACTGGAGGTCACCATCACCCAAAACGGCGATGATCTCGAGTACGCCGTTGTAGCCATCACGGAACAGTCGCACGTCGATTTCAGCGGCGTGATCGAAGGCGTTACCGCCGACCGAGTCAACTTTTTCAATGACGGCCGCCCGAACTGGGGAGAGGGCAATCCCGGACAGGGAAGCCTCTTCGTAAACTCCCTCCGCATTGCCGGCGGCGAGCCGACCTCCGTGGATCAGGAACCGCTGGCGCGATCCTTTGAACTGGAGCAGAACTACCCCAACCCGTTCAACCCCGCAACTACCATCTCCTACCGGCTGGACGACGCTTCCCACATCTCTCTTTCCGTGTATGATGTGCTTGGGCGCAAAGTGCAGCTGCTGGATGAAGGTGTCCGCTCCGCCGGACGACATTCCGTACAGTTTGACGCAGCGGAACTGAACTCTGGCATCTACCTGTACCGCCTTGAGACCACCGCCGGTGCAGTGACAAAAACCATGATGCTTGTCAAATAG
- a CDS encoding glycosyl hydrolase 53 family protein, producing the protein MIFTLRLSSLAAAILLLLSIRSGAQDQSFYFGNDLSYVNQMEDCRAEYLYQGEPADPFGIFAGQETNLVRARLWVDPSWWQEPLSQPDGVRPYYSDLEDVIKTFRRARDYGMELMLDLHYSDIWADPGRQLIPRAWKESAHDVEALADSIYNYTAAVLSRLEDEGLAPEFVKVGNENNAGILLHLPGAYTQNPSDFGPAESVARSGDFERNATLFNAGIRAVREFGQTGSINPKIALHWSNLNGLQWWYGEMTAAGVTDFDIIGFSYYYAWHEGSIGQLESLVETMVDTYPEYEVMAVETGYLWSQDYGGIINTPDPEYLPVIPEKQLEYMVDYTRAVMRAGGNGVIFWEPAWVDTPCRTPWITGSSHTHVAFFHPDDLNFMENGGGKWTNRRFYEDPHWPKVTFRVDMSGVDVAEEGAYITGSFTGEDGDWELIPMADEGNGIFSWFTYLPEGDDGAFYFVNGNDWDARESVPEACAEHWDTDRGFVVPGEDVIFEFEWESCQPPGDHDEVEVTFSVDMSDAGVEYDGTVYMTGSFTGNGDWEIVPMNHHGNQIYAHVTYMAPGAEGAYYFMYDNSWGARESVPAECADWWSSDRGYVIPDEPAAAFAFRWGTCEAFEIPTDSEGPGDVPGRMALQQNYPNPFNPATLITYEVSEANHVTLRVYNMVGQTVATLADAPHAPGVYRVEFDGSHLSSGVYMYVLQAGDAVYTRSMTLLK; encoded by the coding sequence ATGATTTTCACCCTTAGACTCAGTTCTCTTGCCGCAGCCATCCTCCTGCTTCTTTCCATACGTTCAGGAGCCCAGGATCAGTCTTTCTATTTTGGCAATGACCTCTCCTATGTCAATCAGATGGAGGATTGCAGAGCCGAGTATCTCTACCAGGGCGAGCCGGCGGATCCCTTTGGCATTTTCGCCGGGCAGGAGACGAACCTGGTGAGGGCAAGGCTATGGGTCGATCCTTCCTGGTGGCAGGAGCCGCTCAGCCAGCCCGATGGCGTCAGGCCGTACTACAGCGACCTCGAAGATGTCATCAAAACGTTTCGGCGGGCCCGCGATTACGGGATGGAGCTGATGCTTGATCTTCACTATTCCGACATATGGGCCGATCCCGGCCGTCAGCTGATTCCCCGGGCCTGGAAGGAATCCGCACATGATGTGGAAGCTCTGGCCGACTCCATATACAACTACACCGCGGCGGTGTTGAGCCGGTTGGAAGACGAAGGGCTGGCCCCGGAGTTTGTCAAGGTTGGAAACGAGAACAACGCCGGTATCCTGCTGCACCTGCCCGGAGCGTACACCCAGAATCCATCGGATTTCGGTCCGGCGGAGTCCGTGGCCCGATCCGGTGATTTTGAGCGCAATGCCACCCTGTTCAACGCCGGCATCCGTGCGGTTCGCGAATTTGGCCAAACCGGATCCATCAACCCCAAAATTGCCCTGCACTGGTCCAATTTAAACGGTCTCCAGTGGTGGTACGGCGAAATGACCGCCGCCGGCGTCACCGATTTCGACATCATCGGCTTCTCCTACTACTACGCCTGGCACGAGGGCAGCATCGGCCAACTGGAATCGCTGGTCGAAACCATGGTCGACACCTACCCGGAGTATGAGGTGATGGCGGTCGAGACCGGCTATCTCTGGTCGCAGGATTACGGCGGCATCATCAACACGCCTGATCCGGAATACCTGCCCGTCATCCCGGAGAAGCAGCTTGAATACATGGTCGACTACACCAGGGCGGTGATGAGGGCCGGAGGCAACGGCGTCATCTTCTGGGAACCCGCATGGGTGGATACCCCCTGCCGCACTCCCTGGATTACCGGCTCTTCCCACACGCATGTGGCGTTCTTTCATCCCGATGACCTCAACTTCATGGAAAACGGCGGTGGCAAGTGGACCAACCGGCGGTTCTATGAGGATCCGCACTGGCCCAAAGTGACCTTCCGGGTGGATATGTCCGGTGTGGATGTGGCCGAGGAAGGCGCGTATATCACCGGCTCGTTCACCGGAGAAGACGGCGACTGGGAACTGATTCCCATGGCCGATGAGGGCAACGGTATCTTCAGCTGGTTTACCTACCTGCCGGAAGGGGATGACGGAGCGTTTTATTTTGTGAACGGCAACGACTGGGATGCCCGCGAAAGTGTCCCGGAGGCATGTGCCGAGCATTGGGATACGGATCGCGGATTTGTGGTTCCCGGAGAGGATGTGATCTTTGAATTTGAGTGGGAGAGTTGTCAGCCGCCCGGCGACCACGATGAGGTGGAGGTGACCTTCAGCGTGGATATGTCCGATGCCGGTGTGGAGTACGACGGTACGGTCTACATGACTGGCTCGTTTACCGGCAACGGTGACTGGGAGATCGTGCCGATGAACCACCATGGCAACCAGATCTACGCTCATGTCACCTACATGGCCCCGGGAGCCGAAGGCGCTTACTATTTCATGTACGACAACAGCTGGGGCGCCCGTGAGTCAGTGCCGGCCGAATGTGCCGATTGGTGGAGTTCCGACCGCGGTTATGTGATCCCCGATGAGCCCGCCGCCGCGTTTGCCTTCCGTTGGGGCACCTGCGAGGCGTTTGAGATACCCACGGATTCGGAAGGGCCCGGCGATGTCCCCGGCCGGATGGCCCTGCAGCAGAACTACCCGAATCCGTTCAATCCGGCCACCCTGATCACCTACGAAGTCAGCGAAGCGAACCACGTCACACTGCGCGTCTACAACATGGTGGGCCAAACGGTGGCAACGCTGGCCGATGCTCCTCATGCCCCCGGCGTGTATCGTGTCGAATTTGACGGCTCACACCTCTCATCGGGAGTCTACATGTACGTGCTGCAAGCCGGTGATGCCGTTTACACCCGGAGCATGACGCTGCTCAAATAG
- a CDS encoding sodium/sugar symporter, with protein MQFSAIDFIVFFGYCFIILGLGLFIAKRKGTGDSEGYFLASKSLPWWAIGTSLIAANISAEQMIGMAGSGFAIGLAIASYEWMAALTLILVAKFMIPIFLEKGIYSMPQFLGMRFDERVRAILAIFWLLVYIFVNLTSILYLGALTMETILGFPLMYGIIGLAVFAAIYTIYGGLKAVAWTDVVQVTFLVGGGLLTTWLALNAFSGGNGAIAGFMDLFREVPDHFEMILSSDHQFYYELPGISVLIGGLWVANISYWGFNQYIIQRALAAKSVAEAQKGLMFAGYLKLLMPLIVVIPGIAAYGFGANLMRPDEAYPWLLGEFVPIGLRGLAFAALIAAIASSLASMTNSTSTIFTMDIYKVHFDKKASEKRLVLTGRIVSFVALFVAVLVAPQVENFGQAFQFIQEFTGFVSPGVVAIFLLGLFWKRATPNAAVWAAIFTIPTGFALRFLFPTLPFLDRMGVVFLILCAIMVAISLYETSDKDPNAVEYKANMFRTETSFNVGAIGICAILAVLYILFW; from the coding sequence ATGCAGTTTTCGGCTATCGACTTCATTGTATTTTTTGGCTATTGCTTCATTATTCTCGGACTGGGGCTGTTCATTGCCAAACGAAAGGGCACCGGAGATTCCGAAGGGTATTTCCTGGCCAGTAAATCCCTGCCCTGGTGGGCGATCGGAACCTCACTGATTGCCGCCAACATCTCCGCCGAGCAGATGATCGGCATGGCCGGATCCGGCTTCGCCATCGGCCTGGCCATTGCCAGCTACGAGTGGATGGCCGCCCTGACGCTCATTCTGGTCGCCAAATTCATGATCCCCATATTCCTTGAGAAGGGAATCTACAGCATGCCCCAATTCCTTGGTATGCGGTTTGATGAACGTGTACGCGCCATTCTCGCCATCTTCTGGCTGCTGGTCTACATTTTCGTGAACCTGACCTCCATTCTCTATCTGGGTGCACTGACGATGGAGACCATTCTCGGTTTCCCGCTCATGTATGGCATCATCGGCCTGGCCGTCTTTGCGGCGATTTATACGATTTACGGCGGACTCAAAGCGGTGGCCTGGACCGACGTGGTGCAGGTGACGTTCCTGGTCGGCGGCGGACTCCTCACAACCTGGCTGGCGCTTAACGCCTTTAGCGGAGGCAACGGCGCTATCGCCGGATTCATGGATCTGTTCCGCGAGGTTCCGGACCACTTCGAAATGATCCTGAGCAGCGACCACCAATTCTATTACGAGCTTCCCGGCATAAGTGTGCTTATTGGCGGACTCTGGGTTGCCAACATCAGCTACTGGGGATTCAATCAGTACATCATTCAGCGTGCCCTGGCCGCCAAAAGTGTCGCCGAGGCGCAGAAGGGCCTGATGTTTGCCGGTTACCTCAAATTGCTCATGCCCCTGATCGTGGTTATTCCCGGTATCGCCGCTTACGGGTTCGGAGCCAATCTGATGCGCCCCGACGAAGCCTACCCGTGGCTGCTCGGCGAGTTTGTGCCCATCGGCCTGCGCGGCCTCGCATTCGCCGCACTTATCGCCGCCATCGCTTCATCGCTGGCATCGATGACCAACAGCACATCCACCATCTTTACGATGGATATCTACAAGGTGCATTTCGACAAGAAAGCATCCGAGAAGCGGCTCGTCCTCACCGGAAGGATCGTCAGTTTCGTGGCTCTGTTTGTAGCCGTACTGGTGGCGCCGCAGGTAGAAAACTTTGGCCAGGCCTTCCAGTTCATACAGGAGTTCACCGGTTTTGTGAGTCCGGGGGTCGTCGCCATCTTCCTGCTTGGCCTGTTCTGGAAGCGCGCAACTCCGAACGCAGCGGTCTGGGCCGCCATCTTCACCATCCCGACCGGCTTTGCCTTGCGGTTCCTTTTCCCCACGCTTCCGTTCCTGGATCGTATGGGCGTGGTGTTCCTGATTCTCTGCGCCATCATGGTTGCAATTTCCTTGTATGAGACCTCCGACAAGGACCCGAACGCCGTTGAATACAAGGCCAATATGTTCCGCACCGAAACCAGCTTCAATGTCGGAGCCATCGGCATCTGCGCGATCCTGGCGGTGCTCTATATCCTCTTCTGGTAA
- a CDS encoding glycoside hydrolase family 2 TIM barrel-domain containing protein: protein MLFNDGWEFARNIDPELNGEFFRTSGATFDGWEQVRLPHTAHVEPLVIEDQQWQGTAVYRKAFHADEAYDGRKVTMRFEAAMHEAEVYLNGEHIHTNYGGYLPFVIDLSDKLAYGEENVILLTLNNEDNPQIPPGKPIAELDFNWFGGIYRNVYLEVKDPLHISDEILADRPAAGGVYVWYENVTHDRAEVHIRTDIQNDDAEAREATVRYILRGADGERVTSGELPAQTVDAGSYTLFEGMLEVNGPELWSPDNPYLYTLSVQLLEGGTPVDTEELRIGIRTFSIDGENGFVLNGEPLYLRGTNRHQEYPYVGYALSDNAQYRDAIKIREAGFNFIRGGHYPPSPAFMEAMDELGLLYMNNIPGWQFFGDEVFQENAYQDIRDMIRRDRNHPSVVIWEASLNETAVPEWFMDRSQEIVEEELPHGDVYTAGWIDYAFDIFIPARQHASPPEYWSGYGTEKPLFIAEYGDWEYYAHNAGFNQDAFEDLQDEERNSRQLRGFGQRRLAQQALNFQEAHNSNLYSPAFGDANWVMYDYNRGYADDLEASGIRDIFRIPKFTFYFYQSQADPDFSPDAGFDRPMAYIANWWDGSDDYTEVKVYSNADEVALFLNGEQIERRRPDQDRVSTNLNHPPFTFELDEFVPGVLRAEAYIDGEKVAEHERVTPSDPVALELSADLSGRPLEAGVNDLIFVYASVVDADGHTVFAAEPEIRFTVDGDADLIGHNPIAAEAGIATVLLRAGSSTGEVTVTATGDQLETARLTLSVE from the coding sequence ATGCTTTTCAATGACGGATGGGAATTTGCACGTAACATTGATCCGGAACTGAATGGCGAGTTTTTCCGAACATCGGGTGCCACGTTCGACGGATGGGAGCAGGTCAGGCTGCCCCATACCGCCCATGTGGAGCCGCTGGTGATCGAAGACCAGCAATGGCAGGGCACCGCGGTCTATCGCAAGGCTTTCCATGCCGATGAGGCATACGACGGCCGAAAAGTCACCATGCGCTTTGAGGCGGCGATGCACGAGGCGGAAGTCTATCTCAACGGCGAGCACATTCACACCAACTACGGTGGTTACCTCCCGTTTGTGATCGACCTCTCCGACAAACTGGCTTATGGCGAGGAGAATGTGATCCTGCTCACACTGAATAACGAAGACAATCCGCAGATCCCGCCCGGCAAGCCGATTGCGGAGCTTGACTTCAACTGGTTCGGCGGAATCTACCGGAACGTATACCTGGAGGTGAAGGATCCGCTGCATATCTCCGACGAGATCCTGGCGGACCGCCCGGCCGCCGGCGGTGTCTATGTGTGGTACGAAAATGTGACGCACGACCGCGCCGAAGTACATATCCGAACCGATATCCAGAACGATGATGCCGAAGCCAGGGAGGCGACGGTCCGTTACATCCTGCGCGGCGCCGACGGTGAGCGGGTAACATCCGGTGAGCTTCCGGCGCAGACGGTGGATGCCGGTTCTTACACGCTGTTCGAGGGTATGCTTGAGGTGAACGGCCCGGAACTGTGGTCACCGGACAATCCGTACCTCTACACCCTTTCTGTTCAGCTGCTCGAAGGCGGCACGCCGGTCGATACCGAAGAGCTCCGCATCGGTATCCGGACCTTTTCCATCGACGGGGAGAACGGCTTTGTGCTGAACGGTGAGCCGTTGTATCTGCGCGGCACCAACCGGCACCAGGAATATCCCTATGTCGGCTATGCGCTTTCCGACAACGCCCAGTACCGCGACGCGATCAAAATCCGGGAAGCCGGTTTCAATTTCATTCGCGGCGGACACTATCCGCCTTCTCCGGCCTTCATGGAGGCCATGGATGAGCTGGGACTGCTCTATATGAACAACATACCCGGCTGGCAGTTTTTTGGCGACGAAGTGTTCCAGGAGAATGCGTATCAGGATATCCGGGACATGATTCGCCGCGACCGGAACCACCCGAGCGTGGTGATTTGGGAGGCGTCCTTGAATGAAACGGCAGTGCCCGAATGGTTCATGGACCGGTCTCAGGAGATCGTCGAAGAGGAGCTGCCGCACGGCGATGTCTACACGGCCGGATGGATCGACTACGCATTTGATATCTTTATTCCGGCACGGCAGCATGCGAGTCCACCGGAATACTGGAGCGGATACGGCACCGAAAAGCCGTTGTTCATTGCCGAGTACGGCGACTGGGAATACTATGCGCATAATGCCGGTTTCAACCAGGACGCGTTCGAAGACTTGCAGGACGAAGAGCGGAACTCCCGTCAGCTTCGCGGATTCGGACAGCGCCGCCTCGCCCAGCAGGCGCTTAATTTCCAGGAAGCGCATAACTCGAATCTGTACAGCCCGGCCTTCGGCGATGCCAACTGGGTGATGTACGACTACAACCGCGGATATGCCGACGATCTGGAAGCATCCGGAATCCGCGATATCTTCCGGATCCCGAAATTCACCTTCTATTTTTACCAGAGCCAGGCGGATCCCGACTTTTCACCGGACGCCGGGTTCGACCGGCCGATGGCGTATATCGCCAACTGGTGGGATGGCTCTGACGACTACACCGAGGTGAAAGTCTACAGCAATGCCGATGAGGTGGCCCTTTTCCTGAACGGCGAGCAGATTGAACGGCGCCGGCCCGATCAGGACCGCGTCTCCACCAACCTGAACCACCCGCCGTTTACCTTTGAGCTGGATGAGTTCGTGCCGGGAGTCCTTCGCGCCGAAGCATACATCGACGGTGAGAAAGTCGCGGAGCACGAGCGGGTTACCCCGTCGGATCCGGTGGCGCTGGAGCTGTCGGCCGATCTGAGCGGACGTCCGCTGGAAGCAGGCGTCAATGACCTCATTTTCGTCTATGCCTCGGTGGTGGATGCGGACGGCCACACGGTGTTTGCCGCAGAACCCGAAATACGGTTTACTGTGGATGGGGATGCCGACCTTATCGGACACAATCCCATCGCAGCGGAAGCCGGTATAGCGACGGTCCTGCTCCGTGCGGGCAGTTCGACCGGAGAGGTAACCGTTACCGCAACCGGCGATCAACTGGAAACAGCACGCCTGACTCTGTCGGTCGAGTGA
- a CDS encoding LacI family DNA-binding transcriptional regulator — MARKAKSKGSNVTLKEVAKALGVSTMTISRAINNRPNVEENTRKRIIEKAREMGYTPNHVAKSLVSSKTYTIGVTIPEISHAFFPEVVRGIEEATYNMNYQLFLANTAESFEREINAIDSLRSKRVDGIMVSSSQTEDDYSYYRQVINSGLPFVFFDRCIEDIGASCVGVNDTSGSRQITEHLISHGYRKIAHLSGPRRVSIGMKRLQGYLAAMQSHQLPIEDEWIVESGFQESGGYRAMKELLALPQELRPRAVVAANDPVAFGAMDAIREQGLSIPHDVAIVGFTDDVRAELISCPLTTVHQPAYEVGKKAAKKLIRTIENKNEPVENIEVITSLKIRSSCGCM; from the coding sequence ATGGCAAGAAAGGCGAAAAGCAAGGGATCCAATGTCACCCTCAAGGAGGTGGCCAAGGCGCTGGGTGTATCGACCATGACGATATCCCGGGCGATCAACAATCGCCCGAATGTAGAAGAGAACACCCGGAAGCGGATCATTGAGAAAGCGCGTGAAATGGGCTATACGCCGAACCATGTGGCAAAAAGCCTGGTTTCCAGCAAGACCTACACCATCGGGGTCACCATCCCGGAAATCTCCCATGCGTTTTTTCCGGAGGTGGTCAGGGGCATTGAGGAGGCCACCTACAACATGAACTACCAGCTGTTTCTGGCCAATACGGCGGAGAGCTTCGAGCGGGAGATTAACGCCATCGACTCGCTGCGCTCCAAACGCGTTGACGGTATCATGGTTTCAAGCTCCCAGACAGAAGACGACTACAGCTACTACCGACAGGTGATCAACAGCGGGCTTCCGTTTGTGTTTTTTGACCGGTGCATTGAGGATATCGGCGCCAGCTGCGTCGGGGTGAACGACACTTCGGGCAGCAGGCAGATCACCGAGCACCTCATCAGCCACGGCTATCGCAAAATCGCGCATTTGAGTGGCCCGCGCCGGGTTTCGATCGGTATGAAACGCCTGCAGGGGTACCTGGCCGCCATGCAGAGCCACCAGCTGCCGATCGAAGACGAATGGATCGTGGAGAGCGGTTTTCAGGAGTCGGGCGGCTATCGCGCCATGAAGGAGCTGCTGGCACTGCCGCAGGAGCTGCGGCCCAGAGCGGTGGTCGCGGCCAACGACCCGGTGGCATTCGGCGCCATGGACGCCATCCGCGAACAGGGGCTTTCGATTCCGCACGATGTCGCGATCGTCGGCTTTACCGACGACGTACGCGCCGAGCTCATTTCATGTCCATTGACCACCGTGCACCAGCCCGCCTACGAAGTAGGAAAAAAGGCGGCCAAAAAACTGATTCGCACCATCGAAAATAAAAACGAGCCGGTGGAGAACATCGAAGTGATCACCAGCCTGAAAATCCGCTCCTCGTGTGGGTGTATGTAG